Below is a window of uncultured Cohaesibacter sp. DNA.
CAGATGCGGCTGATTGAACAGGCCCAGCAGATTCTTGCCATGACTGGTATTGATCCCCGTCTTGCCACCAACCGAGCTGTCCACCTGCGAGAGCAACGTTGTGGGCACCTGAATGAAACGCATGCCACGACGGATGATACCGGCGACAAAACCGGCCAGATCGCCAATGACCCCGCCACCAAGCGCGATCACGATATCGCCGCGCTCAAGCCTGCTGTCCAGCACGGCATCGCAGGCTTTCATCAGGCCTTGATAGCTTTTGCTCTTCTCGCCCGGCTCCATGACGATGACATGATATTCGATGCCAGCCTTGTTGAGGGATTCTTCTGCGGTGTCGAGATGCAACCGCGCCACATTGGCATCGGTGATGATGACGGCGCGAGAAGAGGGAAACTGCGCCTTGAAAGCCTCGCCAAGACCGCCAAGGATCGACCGCCCGATCAGAATATCATAGCTGCGCTCGTCAAGATCGACACGAACCGTATGCGTAACACCATCCATCATTTCACTTCCTCAATCGACTAAAACGATAATCATATCCCGACAGGCCCAAAACCGCATGCAGTCTTGACTATGCATGACAATGGCAAGGATGCAAGGCGCTCGCGGGAGCGCGGCAGGCTGATCAATCCTTGTCGGCAGAAATGCCGGCATAATCTTCCAGCGCCTCGATCACCGACAGAACGATGCGATCATGCGGGGCTTCCTTGGACAGCACCATGACATCCGCCGTTGCATAAACGGGATAACGCTCATCCATCAGACGCCGCATCACCCCTTCAGGGTCGGGATCCTTGAGCAAGGGCCGATGAGACCGGCGCCGGACGCGCTCCATCAGCACATCGAATTCGGCTTTCAGCCAGACCGATACGCCCCGCTCGGCCACAAGCTCGCGGGTTTCTTCATTCATCCACGCGCCACCACCGGTCGCGATCACCTGATCGCCTTCATCAAGCAACCGTGCAATCACGCGCTTTTCACCGTCGCGAAAATGGGCCTCGCCATGCTGATCGAAAATTTCGGCAATGGTCATGTTGGCAGCGGCTTCGATTTCATGATCGGCATCACGAAAGGGAATGGACAGCTTCTTTGCAAGACGCCGACCAATGGTCGTCTTTCCAGCCCCCATAAGACCGACAAGCACGATGGGGCGGCCACCAAGGGCTTCCAGAATCCGCGCTCCCCGCTCATTATTACCTGCTGTCTTCGATTCCGCCATATGTGTCCCTGAGCCCGTGCATCCTGTCCCGTTAAAGATCGGCTCAGGTTTGCGCCGGAAAGGCCAAATCTGTCAAGCAACCATTTCAATTTCAAGGCTTTCAAAGCAGCACCGTCCCCAATTCAGCCAAAATGAATTGGAAAGAGACGTCAAACAAATGACATTAACAGTTTATTGATGCTAGATTGATGTCTGGTCACCACAAGACCATTGCCGAAACCGAAATCAAGGATTGTTCCATGCCAAGTCTGATCAAAGCGCTTGTATTTCTTCTTGTTCTGGGCGGACTGGTCGCTGGCGGGATCTTCGCGCTGGCCAATTTCGTCGAACCGACACAGCGCGAAATGGTCGTGCGCATTCCCGCAAAAACCATCAATTGAAGCGGCCGGACGAGGCTAACCAAGCAGGCCACTCCCCGACCCGACCAAACCATTCCCGGTAAAGCCCCACTATCTGAGATGCA
It encodes the following:
- a CDS encoding shikimate kinase — translated: MAESKTAGNNERGARILEALGGRPIVLVGLMGAGKTTIGRRLAKKLSIPFRDADHEIEAAANMTIAEIFDQHGEAHFRDGEKRVIARLLDEGDQVIATGGGAWMNEETRELVAERGVSVWLKAEFDVLMERVRRRSHRPLLKDPDPEGVMRRLMDERYPVYATADVMVLSKEAPHDRIVLSVIEALEDYAGISADKD
- a CDS encoding histidine kinase, producing the protein MSGHHKTIAETEIKDCSMPSLIKALVFLLVLGGLVAGGIFALANFVEPTQREMVVRIPAKTIN